The sequence AAGACATATATAATCATCTTCTTTGCGTGTTTTAGAAAACACACTACTATAATCTACACTGTACTATATGatcactctatatttgaagaGAATGTGCTAATGACCAGAGGATTGCGTGCGTTTTAGCGTCTCTAAATAAACATGTGAAAAGCACATGTCTCAAGAATATACAAATCGGGTATTTTACCCAGAtgacttttttttggtaaaaccgTAAAAGTATTCAGTTGACATTTGAAAGTAGATAAACACTAATAGAAACAAGTGCGAAACCTTCCCTTTACGTATCCTTCCCTCTAATAGAAAGCCACCTGCGTTGACAATAAAATGACATTTTATTAGCAATGGAGAAAATTTAAAGTGGCAATCATTATTCAAAGAATTACGAGATACATGGCCTGCGTTAAGTTAAAACACTAATTCCAGACACCAAGGCTGCAACTTGATTTCCATTTCATGAAATGGAATAATCActtctatataaaatttttaactgCAACTAGATTGttcttttttgaaaagaatGATATGGAGTAACTTAGTCCATTTGTTCTATTATTGATCTCACAatttaaattgaatataatataataccccttcaatcaatttcacaaacattctaaaaaatacaaagaaaagcattcataaacatttccttataattaattttgatcTTGAATGAAcagaataaatatattcaatttttaaaCTGATTCCATAAATTTCATTCCATCTACTTTATCCCCTTGATtctatgaaattgaatattcaattaatttaaaaagaactaaaaaatgcaaataaaaatattccacAACAATTatgataaaaacaaatgaagtgaatctttttcatttttctattaCATTCGTTTTTTCTTATTACATTTCTCTTAATTCTATTTAGGTTTACTATTATAGCCCAAATTCTATAGGGCATCGTTACATAAATACAAACTTATAGTGAAGTAATATGTACAACTTTATAACATTGTATGTTAAGGGTTCAAAACCcaggttaatatattttgtaattttatattccTTTTTATGGGATAACAATTAATCTTAATTATTCTTTAAAGGCAATCCAATACATAGAACTGGCCTGAGAGAGTGAGAGATAATTAAGTTGTTagttgttttatttaatatatcttCTCATgctgaacaaaaaataataaaccaaatcATCTTCTCATTTCTGAAGACCATCAAACGAAGCCATAAAGTATTCAAAGGTTACAACGAATTGACGTGCGAGCAGAGTTGAATTGTCAAGGATGAACCATCATAATATCATATCACCTTTTTTCATATGTACATGCTGGAGCACCTCGCAAATTAATATGTTACTTTGTGGAAATAATACAAAACATGCAATTGTCAACTTGGACTAACTTGTAACCAACCAAACAATACCAACCACACATTTAACTAACCacactaatttttttctttctttcttatctttcaatttttgttttttttgttttgttttaaagaaCAACTACGAAAGAAGAACTATGAATACTTTTCGTAGCTTAATAGTCATTTCACTTCTTGTTGCCTTCGAATAATCCCCAAGAACCTTAATGGAGAAACCCTAGTCTCATGCTCCGAGATCGTCTGCAACTTGGGTGACCATATGTGTTCTCTCGTTCCCACAAGCTGATCATactgcttctttagctcgggaGAATTACAAATCTCACTGCTTTCACCACACTCCATTATTACCTCTCCTTTGGTGCGCATGTTTCTGTTTTTACATATAAGACTCATGATAAAAACAGGAGaaacttttatcaaaaccttCCCGTTTACTCCCTTAGAATACTCGAACGGTGGTGGACTCGACGGGGCGGTGAAATTCAACGTTGGTTGATTAGTAGACGGAACTTTTTCATCAAGATTAGAGTTGAAGATGGAGAGACACGAAGTGGTTAAGATTCTATAGGCGAAACGTTCGATCGGTAAGACGAAGTAGGTTTGACCTGGGAGTAGATAGTCGTCCATGGCTAGAGCTGGAACGGGACGGCCGATGAAGAATGAATCTGCATGGCACACGATTTGATCGGAAAACTCGAACATGATCTCTCCGGCGACGTGTTTTTTGGAGTCACATAGGGTTTTGGTTGATCCTTGCTCGAAGAAAACTAGCGTGACTATTGCTTGGCGTCTACGGAGGATAGGGATACAAGAATTGATGAGAGATTTTGCCATTTTTTTTGCAGAGAAATAGAGAGATTTGTATTCAAGCTGGAAAGTTATGACTTGTCGTATTAAGTGTAATGATTTATAGAGAGGTAGGGATTAGTCTTTATGGtctttgtgttttgtttgtAGTTAAAAAGGTAACCCACTTGAAGGAGAGTTGACTTTGGAAGTGGTCAAACACTCCAAGATTTGCTTCTACATATGATTTATCATGTCGGTTCTTTGGTCAATCCTCTCGGCTTTGAATATTTGATCCTCCTCCTCTCTCTTTGTTTGAGGCTATATTATAATTCCATAGATGAAtcttttttcacatttttttgttttaattgcattttataatgttttaattcGAAATATTACATAAACTCGTGGAAGTGGTTACACAGAAACtagtattaaatattatattaatttgtttgaaTATCTTGTACTATCTCATTACAGCACGTTGATCTCGTGTCTTATTTCATGACGACTGTACAGAAGGGAAGAATTATACAATGGTCCAGATACGTAGTCCCTTATTATCTCTGTTATCTATTTCTCTGTTCATATTGTCCATAATCATCAAACATATCCAAATTATGGTTTAGTGTATTTAACCTTTTCGAAATCCCATGCTTCACATGTCGCCTTTGTATCTTCactttaaaagaaaacaacttGAACGAGCGAGGGTTAACTTATGTTTCATAAGGGTCCTAATTATCGAAACTTTATACAtcattttatcatattttcatataaaattttacctcccaaaaatatagtttcaaaCTAGAGACCCCATATTTGATTAAATGGAGAAAAGGTGAGAGGCTTTATCTCggtttttaaatttagtttattaattttttaaattagtttagaatttccaaaaagaaaattttaaaatttataagagaatcaaataataatataatctgTCATATACACCTAAAAAGTATTAACGTACATATGTGTAAAAATCTATAAACGGgccaatataaaaaaaatcattaaacgGGCCTTCAACCGGAAGGATGATGGTAGGCTAACGTGTCCAAAATAACTATAGTTTAATGACACGGGCCTTATTCAAACGCACGCCTATTTTGTTTCAGCAGAAATACACATAAAACCCCATTAATATAGATACACACACAGGCTGGTGCTGCTTTTCTTTAAACATTTGTTAAAATTCTCTCGTTTATATTAGTAAAAGTCttcttataaaaataaaatatttgggtCATTATCCGAAGACATACAAATTGAACTAAGATGTTGAAATTCAACAACTGACTAACACAAATtcttactaatttttttttcttttcaaaatttatataatctATAATGTAAAATTGTAAATAGTATGAGTTAAGTCTTCTTAACACAAGTTAAATGATTGACTTAGACCCTTAagcaaattaaagaaaaaaggaatcaaaaaaaaaaaaaaaagaagaagagtgatttGTTTCTCTCCTTTTGCTTTCTCTCCTTCCCTCTAAAGTGCgtaacagaagaagaagaagaagatcatcgTCTTCTCTAGATTCTACACTTCCTCTCTCGCGTCTTGCAGCACCTACAAGAGCTCCGATTCCTCTTGCTTGGACGGCGTCTACAAAGGTTGCTTGCTTCTCCGTTAATCAGAGGGAAGCAAACGATTTCGGGAGCTGCTTCATCGACGATCATCGAGATGAACCCCGTGAATGTGTAGATTAGTCTTTCGAATTTCAGCAAAGTGGAGATTTCAGCTTGTGTATGTCGAGAAACGGGAGGATGGCGTCGGATCTTAGCAGAGCTGTTCCCGTCGAGAGAGATATCGAGCAGGTTGTTTGTTTTATCGCCTTCTCCCATTTCGATTCTTGCTATGTAGCTCTTAGGTTAGAGACGAGTGTTTGTTGTTGCTGCCTAGGCGAATCTTCGATTGCATATGAAGTGTAGTTTAATCCTCGACTCGTATGCTTGATTCAAGCTATTGGTTCAGTCTACGTGAATTGTTTTTGGTTCTCGTTTGTGGAATCAGCTTGGAGTTTTATTAGATTCATTTATCATATGGAGCTAGAGTTGTTGAAtgtcttttatatttattgttatttgCTGAGATTGCAAAAGATTCACTTATTTTGCTTGTGGATTATGCTATTTGACTGACTCAGGCAATCATTGCTCTGAAGAAGGGAGCTTACTTGCTAAAGTATGGAAGAAGAGGGAAGCCTAAGTTCTGCCCTTTTCGCCTTTCTAATGTAAGctgtttttggttttatttactTAAATCTATTGCCAGCATTGCTCTACGGtgatatgcttttttttttttcataacttAACTTACATGTAGCTCATTGTTTGGTGTTTTAAGAGATAGTTTGCCTGTGAATTTCAGGATGAAACTGTTTTGATATGGTTCTCCGGAAAGGAGGAGAAACGTCTGAAGCTAAGCCATGTTTCTAGGATCATATCTGGACAACGCACTGTAAGCTGAGAGCCGTGTTTCGTTCTTTCCCTCTCTCTTTATGGTCTTTTATGCAACTTTCCATGTGCCTTACTTATCTTACGGTGATATTATTCTGATATCTAGCATTTGTGACTCTCTTGTAGCCTATTTTTCAAAGGTATCCTCGTCCCGAGAAGGAATATCAGTCTTTTTCACTAATATACAGCGAGAGGTCTTTGGATGTGGTGAGATTTTTCTTAAACCATTTAGtcgtttacttttttttttccgctTCTGATATAAAACAATCACTCTGTCATCCGAAATGTCACTGTGGTTTTCAAGGTTAATTAATATGGTGGTAGGGTTTTTTTTGGTAGATCTGCAAGGATAAAGATGAGGCTGAGGTGTGGTTTAGTGGTCTTAAAGCCTTGATTTCGCATTTCCGTCAAAGAACTAGGAGGACTGAATCAAGAAGTGATGGGACACCATCTGAAGCTAACAGCCCAATGACATATACCCGGAGAAGCTCTCCTTTGCACTCTCCATTTAGCAGCAATGACAGTTTGCAGAAGGTTGTAGAAATTTTTTTCCGTGTACACACTTTCGTGCATTTCAACACTAAAGACGTCTTCATTTTATCTTTCAGGATGGTTCTGATCACCTTCGCATTCACAGTCCTTTTGAGAGCCCGCCTAAGCTTGACAAGGCATTATCGGACATGGCATTATATGCAGTTCCTCCAAAAAGATTTTATCCCTCAGATTCTGGAACTATTTCAGTTCATTCTGGAGGGTCAGATAGTATGCATGGACATATGAGGGGTACGGGCATGGATGCTTTTAGAGTTAGTATGTCAAGTGCTGTTAGTTCCTCGAGTCACGGCTCTGGTCATGATGAGGGAGATGCGTTAGGAGATGTTTTCATCTGGGGAGAAGGCATAGGAGAAGGTGTTTTGGGTGGTGGAAACCGTAGAGTTGGAAGTTCGTTTGACATAAAAATGGATTCCTTATTGCCAAAAGCTTTAGAATCTACAATAGTACTTGACGTCCAAAATATTGCTTGTGGTGGACAGCATGCTGTCCTTGCGACAAAACAAGGAGAATGTTTTTCTTGGGGAGAGGAGTCTGAAGGCAGGCTTGGCCATGGTGTTGACTCCAATATTCAAAATCCTAAGCTAATCGATGCACTTAACACCACAAATATTGAGCTTGTAGCTTGTGGAGAGTTCCATAGCTGTGCAGTTACTCTTTCCGGGGATTTGTATACCTGGGGAAAAGGAGATTTTGGTGTTCTTGGACATGGAAATGAAGTCAGTCATTGGGTCCCTAAGAGAGTTAACTTTCTGTTGGAAGGGATACATGTATCATCCATCGCTTGTGGACCTTACCACACAGCAGTTGTGACCTCTGCTGGGCAGTTGTTTACTTTCGGTGATGGGACTTTTGGCGTTTTGGGCCACGGAGACAGGAAAAGTGTTTTCACACCTCGGGAGGTTGATTCTTTGAAAGGTCTTCGCACTGTCCGGGCAGCCTGTGGTGTATGGCACACAGCAGCAGTTGTGGAAGTCATGGTTGGGAGCTCGAGCTCGAGTAATTGCTCTTCTGGGAAGCTCTTCACATGGGGTGATGGCGATAAGTGTCGTCTTGGTCATGGCAATAAAGAACCAAAACTTGTGCCTACCTGTGTTGCTGCTCTTGTTGAACCCAATTTTTGTCAAGTGGCATGTGGGCACAGTTTAACGGTTGCACTGACAACATCAGGCGAAGTCTATACTATGGGCAGTCCTGTCTATGGTCAGCTGGGAAACTCACATGCAGATGGAAAAGTTCCAAACCGTGTCGAAGGTAAACTTCACAAGAGTTTTGTCGAAGAGATTGCCTGCGGTGCTTATCATGTTGCAGTCTTAACTGCGAAGACAGAGGTTTACACCTGGGGAAAGGGATCAAATGGTAGACTTGGTCATGGGGATGTAGATGACAGAAACTCGCCTACATTGGTAGAGTCGCTAAAGGATAAACAGGTGAAAAGTATTGCATGTGGAACTAACTTCACAGCAGCTGTCTGCATTCACAGATGGGCATCGGGGATGGACCAGTCCATGTGTTCAGGTTGCCGTCAGCCCTTCAATTTCAAGAGAAAGAGGCACAACTGCTATAACTGCGGACTAGTGTTTTGCCATTCGTGCACTAACAAAAAGTCTCTGAAGGCTTGTATGGCACCGAACCCGAACAAACCATATCGAGTGTGTGACAAGTGCTTTAACAAATTGAAAAAGACCATGGAAACTGATTCATCGTCTCATTCTTCTCTGAGTAGAAGAGGAAGCATTAACCAGGGATCAGATACCATATACAAAGACGACAAGTTGGATTCTAGATCCGATGGACAGTTAGCTAGATTTTCACTGATGGACTCCATGAAACAAGTGGACAATCGAcataagaagaacaagaaatacGAATTCAATAGTAGCCGTGTCTCGCCTATACCAAGTAGAAGCTCTCAACGTGGTGCGCTTAACATAGTCAAGACTTTCAATCCAGTGTTTGGAGCAtcaaagaagttcttctcaGCTTCTGTTCCTGGTTCTCGAATTGTGTCTCGGGCAACTTCTCCAGTATCAAGACGTCCCAGTCCACCACGTTCAACAACACCAACTCCCACTCTTTCGGGACTTACCACACCGAGAATTGTAGTGGATGATACTAAGAGAACCAGTGATAATCTTAGCCAAGAGGTTGTTAAGCTAAGATCTCAAGTAAGCTTCCTCTCGAccatcttttgttttttctggATCTTAATATGTTGATGAGATCATGCTATTTGAAGCGTGCTTGGCTGCCACCAATTTTAATTTACTGCCTGAGTTTCTCTTTGTGATTGCTTCTTTGCTAACAAGTAGATGTGATCAGGTTGAAAGTCTTACAAGGAAGGCACAATTCCAAGAAGTTGAGCTGGAAAGAACAGCCAAGCAACTCAAAGAGGCGTTGGCAATCGCTAGCGAAGAAACCACAAGATGCAAGGCAGCAAAAGAAGTGATCAAATCACTTACCGCTCAAGTAAAATTTCAAAGctccaaaaaaataaagacaTAGTTTACGCAATAACTACTGATTTCTTATGACTGATTATAAGCATCAACAAAACTATGCAGCTGAAAGACATGGCTGAGAGGTTACCCGTTGGCTCAGCTCCAGCTCGAGCTATAAAGTCTCCTTCGTCTCTTAATTCATTTGGTTCCAGCCCTGGTCGCATTGACCCTTTTAATATCTTAAACCGACCAAACAGTCAAGAATCCACCGAGCCAAATGGAGTAAATACCCCAATGTTTTCTAATGGGACCATTACACCTGTGTTTGGTAACGGTGAAGCAACGAATGAAGCACAGAACGAGAAGGAATGGGTTGAACAAGACGAGCCTGGTGTCTACATCACTCTAACAGCCTTAGCCGGAGGTGCAAGAGACCTCAAACGCGTCCGTTTCAGGTAACAATTATATCTTATTTACGCCTAAAAAAGAAAGAGTCAGTTATTTTGCTTGACCGTTTTGTTTTGGATAACAGCCGAAAAAAGTTCAGTGAGAAACAAGCGGAACAGTGGTGGGCAGATAACAGAGGAAGAGTTTATGAACAATACAATGTTCGAATCGTTGACAAATCCAACGAGGAAATGCCTCGGTGAAACTCTTTAACCACTTCTCTTATTTTTATCCCACGTCCGAGTCAGGTGAGTGCAGGAATCTCGGGATATAACAACAGgtttataacatataatatagagagaaaattagaTGTTTTTAAAGTGTTGACGTGCTTCTTACGTTGTAGTTTGGGGGATTTGTGTGGTTTTTGTTGTGAGAAGGTTTGTATATTCTTTGTGAAGAGGAAAGTATTTGTACGACTGATTGAGTATAAGGGATCAACGTAGCAAAGCAGTGACTGGTTCAAGTGTTTGATGCAATCAACACATAAATAATGGTTTCAGATTGAAAAGAGGACATGAAGTTGAGGGTATAGAGCAAAGCAAATGACTGGTTCAAGTGGCTTTTCTTCTAGCCTTGCTACGACATGTAGGAATCTAAAGTTCATTCATACTGAAATTAAAACCTGATAAGAGtagcatttcttctaatttctgctgaagtaataataaaatttctgtATGTATGATCAGTAATGTTGTTTATGTATTCATAGTAAAACTAGAATTACAAGTCATTTGTTTAGACAATTCTTCCAAGAACAGGGAAACATGCGCATATGTACGGGTTCTTTCCTTCTCAGCCTCAGCGTAGCAAGGCTGCGGCAATACCAGCAACAACCCCAACAGCAGTAACAGCAATTCCAACGCCAATAACACCATCTgcttacataaaaaaaaaatagagatttaAATGGATTAGAAACGGCACAAGTACCATCTATGTATGTGGTTGTTTACCTTTCACAATGCGGTCCTCTATAGCCGTTTTTAGCGTCTGAGCCTGTCCCCACTGTGGTTCCACCTAAAAAAAAAGCATCCATGAATACATCAACAACAATAAAAACATTCTTGACTATCCATATGGATAAGAGATGATCAAACCTCCAAACAGCGTTCTACACATTCCCGGCTTCTTGAAAAATCGCTGCTTCGATAGTAACCAAGAGCAAGGAGATATAGCTTCTCTCTAAGATTCATTGGACTCGTATCACTAACCACCGAAGCTGCAAAACAAAGCAGAAACACATTCGAAGGCTATAGACATTTCTTAAGaactttaataattaaaaaaaataaagatttataccTTCAAGCATTGATATACCACGCTGTATATCCGCAT is a genomic window of Brassica napus cultivar Da-Ae chromosome A2, Da-Ae, whole genome shotgun sequence containing:
- the LOC106383848 gene encoding PH, RCC1 and FYVE domains-containing protein 1 → MSRNGRMASDLSRAVPVERDIEQAIIALKKGAYLLKYGRRGKPKFCPFRLSNDETVLIWFSGKEEKRLKLSHVSRIISGQRTPIFQRYPRPEKEYQSFSLIYSERSLDVICKDKDEAEVWFSGLKALISHFRQRTRRTESRSDGTPSEANSPMTYTRRSSPLHSPFSSNDSLQKDGSDHLRIHSPFESPPKLDKALSDMALYAVPPKRFYPSDSGTISVHSGGSDSMHGHMRGTGMDAFRVSMSSAVSSSSHGSGHDEGDALGDVFIWGEGIGEGVLGGGNRRVGSSFDIKMDSLLPKALESTIVLDVQNIACGGQHAVLATKQGECFSWGEESEGRLGHGVDSNIQNPKLIDALNTTNIELVACGEFHSCAVTLSGDLYTWGKGDFGVLGHGNEVSHWVPKRVNFLLEGIHVSSIACGPYHTAVVTSAGQLFTFGDGTFGVLGHGDRKSVFTPREVDSLKGLRTVRAACGVWHTAAVVEVMVGSSSSSNCSSGKLFTWGDGDKCRLGHGNKEPKLVPTCVAALVEPNFCQVACGHSLTVALTTSGEVYTMGSPVYGQLGNSHADGKVPNRVEGKLHKSFVEEIACGAYHVAVLTAKTEVYTWGKGSNGRLGHGDVDDRNSPTLVESLKDKQVKSIACGTNFTAAVCIHRWASGMDQSMCSGCRQPFNFKRKRHNCYNCGLVFCHSCTNKKSLKACMAPNPNKPYRVCDKCFNKLKKTMETDSSSHSSLSRRGSINQGSDTIYKDDKLDSRSDGQLARFSLMDSMKQVDNRHKKNKKYEFNSSRVSPIPSRSSQRGALNIVKTFNPVFGASKKFFSASVPGSRIVSRATSPVSRRPSPPRSTTPTPTLSGLTTPRIVVDDTKRTSDNLSQEVVKLRSQVESLTRKAQFQEVELERTAKQLKEALAIASEETTRCKAAKEVIKSLTAQLKDMAERLPVGSAPARAIKSPSSLNSFGSSPGRIDPFNILNRPNSQESTEPNGVNTPMFSNGTITPVFGNGEATNEAQNEKEWVEQDEPGVYITLTALAGGARDLKRVRFSRKKFSEKQAEQWWADNRGRVYEQYNVRIVDKSNEEMPR
- the LOC106416343 gene encoding uncharacterized protein LOC106416343 codes for the protein MAKSLINSCIPILRRRQAIVTLVFFEQGSTKTLCDSKKHVAGEIMFEFSDQIVCHADSFFIGRPVPALAMDDYLLPGQTYFVLPIERFAYRILTTSCLSIFNSNLDEKVPSTNQPTLNFTAPSSPPPFEYSKGVNGKVLIKVSPVFIMSLICKNRNMRTKGEVIMECGESSEICNSPELKKQYDQLVGTREHIWSPKLQTISEHETRVSPLRFLGIIRRQQEVK
- the LOC106383859 gene encoding mitochondrial fission 1 protein B-like, which translates into the protein MDATIGKVFDSVSGFFSGAASGSTDEFPLCDTDIISGCEKELAEAQKGQDEGLKKECIMRLSWALVHSKIHADIQRGISMLEASVVSDTSPMNLREKLYLLALGYYRSSDFSRSRECVERCLEVEPQWGQAQTLKTAIEDRIVKDGVIGVGIAVTAVGVVAGIAAALLR